The genome window ACTCAGCAGCGGGTCCAACACTGGATTGACCTTGGTGCGGTTGCCGGTGAGGCTGCGGGCCAAACGCGCGGACATGCCGCGCACTCCCACGGCGGCACGGGGTTTATTGGGGCGATCCTGCGTCATGGAGATCAGCGCTCCTTAGCCGAGGGCGGGTAGATCACGCTCAGGGGGCTATCCCCCAGTTTTTCCCGGCCCCCCAGGCCCGGCACCTCTAGCACCACGGCGTGCCCGGCCACCACGGCGCCCACCCGGCGCAGCAGGGAACCCGCCGCAACGAGCGTACCGCCGGTGGCCAGGACGTCGTCGATAAGCACCACCTTGCGTCCACCTAAGTCCATGCCCTCGGCGGGAATCTCCAGGCAGGCCGAGCCGTATTCCAGGGTGTACTCCTCCCGCACCACCGGCGGGGGGAGTTTGCCCTTCTTGCGGATCGCCACCACACCCAGGCCCAGCTCATATGCCACGGCGGAGCCAAGCAGGAAACCGCGCGCGTCCAACCCGCCGATGAGTTCCGCCCCGCACTCGTGGGCGACCCGCGCTAAGGCCACCACGATCTCGTGGAACGCCTCCGCGTTAGCCAGGGCCGGGGTGAGATCCTGAAAAATCACCCCCGGCTCGGGAAAATCCTTGACGTAGCGCATGGTGCGGTCCAATGCCGCCACGGCCTCCGGGAATTGCGGTGTACCCACGCTTAATCCTTACTCATCTGCCAGCGATCCAGGTTCCAGCCAATGCCGGTGAGCCCGGTGTACACGTTTACGTTACTCACCGTGGGGTCTACCACAAAGGTGCGGGGTTGTGCGGCAAGAGGAATGGCCGTGACCTCGTCCCACAGTTGGCTCTCCGCGTTGCGCAGCGCGGGGGTCTCGGTGTTCTCCAACTCCATCTCCCCGTACTCCGCCGCCGGATCCACCGCGCGCAGCACGGCGTCCATCGTCTCCGTACCCGGGGCCGCCGTGCCCACCAGCGTTCCCATATCGCCGCCCTCGGCGGAAGCATCCACCACGGTGATTCCCGCCGGTTCGCAGGAGAGCCGAATGGCCTCCACCATGTCCGCCTTGCGCTGATCCGGCCCCATGTATCCAATGCGCACCGTGGAGCCTCTCAAGGCCTCCGCTATCCCGACGTCCACCCCCAGATGCGGATCGGCAATATCGGCCAACTGATGCCGCACGGGGTCCGTGGCACCCACCACGTGCGCCGCCGTGGGCGGCACCTCCACCCCGCTGGCGTGGGAGGATGCCTGGGCCACCGCCGCCTGATCCACGCAGGCCGCAAACTGCCCCCGGGCCTCCTTGGTGGCAAAGATCCCATCGCTGCCCAGCACCAGGGTGTCGGTGAGCGCCCCGGCCTCGGAATACACGTCGTAGGGATCGGCCTCAATCCCCTGGGCCGTACCGCCGATCTCGTGGCTAGCCCCATTGCTCACGTCGGCCACCCGCAGCGTGGTCTGATCGCGCAGTTCCTGCACGTCGCTCGTGCCCGGCCACACCGTGAGGCGCTCCAGGCTCGCGGGATCACCGTAGTAAGACTCGTTGCGCGCCAGCACCACCTCGCCGCGCTCGCCCACCTTTTCAATGAGGTAAGGCCCAGCGGAAACCTGCAACTCCGGGTCAAAGGCGCCCAGGTCATAACCCTCGCGCCACACCCCCGCCAAGTCCACCAGGGCGGCACGATCATCATTGACCAGCGCACTGGTGAGTTGCTGCTGGGACATGTCCGCCTTGCGCGCGATGGAGTGCGCGGGTAGCACCTCGCCCGGGCCAAAGAGGTTGCGCCAGCGCCCTCCCATCTTCTGCTCGAATACCACCGTGAAGGTCTTAGCCCCCGGCGTACATTCCAGGCTCTGCACCTGCCGCATCAGCGGGAGGTAGGAGCCAAAAAGCTCGGACATCTCCCCCGCCTTGTACGTCAAAAAGAAGTCCGTGCAGGTGATCTCCACGCCATCGGAGAACTTAGCGTCCTCGGCAATGGTGTACACCACCTGGCGGTTCTCCCCTGGCAGCACCTGGGCGGTGGCCAGATCCGTATTGGGAATCATCTGGCCGGAAGGGCCGGGCGTGTACACCCCCGGGTACACGCGGCCGGAGAGCACCTGCGCGTTGGTGGAAGCACCGAGGTTGCTTCCCGCGTTGGAGGTCAGCAGCGGGGTGGACACCAGGTAGCCCGGATAATCCAGGGTGGACTCCTCCGGGGCGGCCTCCTCCTTCGTATCCGAGCAGGCCGCAAGCCCGCAGGCCATCGCCGCAGCGAGGAAGCCGCCCGCGAGCCGAGTCGCCGTTTGTCGGGCTGTGCGCATCATGCCGTCCCTCTCAAGCCTTTCTCCGCCTACCGGCGATCTCTTCATCTTTCCGCCTCGCCCGAGCGCCCCTATCCGAGCGCTTCGCCTGGCAGCCTCGGGCAGGCTGCTGTACCCCGCGATAGCGGCCGACGCCCACCCCACCCGGGGCAGCCGTGCTACGCCCTCAGCCGCCTTAACAGATGAAAGCGCGCCGGCCGCTGGCAAGCCAGGCGACCGGCGTGACGGGAATCATCTACCGCGAGTGTATCGCTTGGGGCGCGCGGCGCAGGTATCCCACGCCTTAACGCCCGCTGTTCTCGCCGCTATGCCGAGGGCCGCCAGGTCACGTTGCGGCCCTCCGGTTCCTCGGGCTCTTGGGCGTTCGGGGAACGCACCACGCGCGTGCCCTGCCCCAGCTTCGCCTCATGCTCCTCAGCATGTTCCTCATGGGAAACCGCCGAGGCCGACGACACCGACGCCGCCAGGGCCCCGCCCTGCGCGCCCGCCGCACCGATAACGCTGGCCGCACCGCCAGCACTGACCGCGCCCGCCCCAGGGTTACTAGCGCGGTACTGCGCCACCGCCTCATTGTGCGCCCGCACCTCCTCGGTTCGGTTAGCAATGCTTACCAGGATCGGGGTGGCCAGGAAGATCGAGGAGAACACGCCCTCGATCACGCCGATGAGCTGGATCAGGGCCAGATCCTTCAGATCGCCCACGCCCAGCATCTGCACCGCCACCACCATCAGCGCCACGATGGGTAGCGCGGAGATCACGGAGGTGGAGATGGAACGCATGACCGTCTGGTTTACCGCGGCATTGGCGGCCTCACCGTAAGTTTGGGTGCGCGATCCCATAATTCCGGCGGTATTCTCCCGCACCTTGTCAAACACAATCACCGTGTCATAGATGGAGAAGGAAAGCACCGTGAGCAGGCCGATGATGGCGGCCGGGGAAACCTCAAAGCCAAAGAGGGCGTAAATACCGGCGATCACCACGGCGTCAATAACCAGGGCGATCATGGCGGCGGCGGCCATCTCCCGCTTGAGTCGCACGGCGATGTAGAGGAACGCCAGCACCAGGAACGCCACCATCGAGATCACCATGCGCTTGGTGATGGTGGAGCCCCAGGACTCGGAGACCGTGGAATCGCCCACGGCGTCCGGGGTTGCCTTGCCGGTGGCGTCCTTGGGCTGGTAAGCCTCAAAAATCGCCAGGCGGGCCTGTTGAATCTGCTCCTCGCTGAGGCGCTGGGAGCTGATCTCCAAGGTGGCGGTGGAACCGGAGCCCACCACCTGCGCCAGTTCCGGCTCCACGCCGGTGGCCTCCTCGAAGGTCTGCGCCACCTCCTCGGTGTTCAACTCCGCGGCGGGCAGGCTCATCTTGGTGCCGCCCTCAAAGTCAATGCTCATGTCGAAGCCGCGCAGGCCCACCGCCGCAACGCTCAGCGCCAGCAGCGCCGCGGTGATCCAGTACCACAGGCGGGAACGGCTGATGAAGTCAATGCCACCCTCACCGGTGTAGAGCCGGTCAAAAAAGTTCAGCCGGGGGGCTGTGGTGTTTATGGTGCTCATCGTTGTTCCTCCTCGGAAACCACGGGTGCGGCGGAGTGCTGCGCCGGAGTCCGGGCGGCTTCCGCTTGGCGACGCGCCCGCGCCAGCGCAAAGACCTTGCCCATGCCATTGACGGCGGGCTTGGACCAGAACGGCTTATCCGCGGCGAGCTTCATCAGCGGGGCGGTAATCAGGAAGGTCACCACCAGGTCAAAGACGGTGGTCATACCGAGGGTAAAGGCAAAGCCCTTGACCTCGCCCACGGCCAGGAAGTAAATGACCACGGAGCCGATCAGCGTCACCATGTTGCCGGTGATCACCGTGCGCTTGGCGCGATCCCAACCACGGTGAGTAGCGGAGCGGAAGGTATGCCCCTCACGCACCTCGTCCTTGATGCGCTCGTAGATCACCACGAAGGAGTCCGCCGTGGCACCCAGGCCAATGATCAAACCGGCGATACCAGAGAGATCCAGGGAGTAATCCACCCAGCGGCCCAGCAGCACCAGCACGCCGTACAGAACGATACCGGCGCAGAACAGGGTGAACAGGGAGATCAGGCCGTAGAGGCGGTAGTACGCAAAGACGAAGATGGCGATGGCGATGATGCCCACGATGCCCGCGATGAGCCCGGCCTTGAGCGAGGCCTCGCCCAGGGAGGCCGGGATCGTCTCCGTGGTGCCGCCGGACTCGCCGTTCTCACCGGCAAAGGAGAGCGGCAGCGCGCCGTAGCGGAGGTTATTGGCCAGGGTCTGGGCCTCCTCCTGGGTGAAGTTGCCCGTGATTGAGGTGGCGCTGCCCACCGGGGTGGCGGACTGAATCACCGGGGCAGAGATCACCTGGGAGTCCAGGGTGATGGCCACCTGCCGCTGCAAGTAATCCTGGGTGAGCTTGGCCCAGGTCTCCGTACCACCGCCGCTGGCAAAGGCAAAGTTAATCACCATCTGCCCCTGCTGGGAATCGTAGCCGCCAAAGATCTGCTGGCCGGTATCAATCTGCGCGCCGGAAAGCCGGGTGCCGTCTTGGCCCGCCGGGCCCTCCAACACCGGGGCGGGATCGAGCAGGATGACTCCCGATGCCCCGGCGGTCCCGCCCGCGCTCGGATCGCAGGTAACCAGCGGCTTGGCGGGGTCATCGGTGCCCTGCAAGGGGTCGATGGAGCCATCGCAGGTCAGCAGCGTGCTCGCCGCCAACTGCGTGGTGGGATCCTCCGACTGCCGATCCTTGCGCAGCATCTCCGTGAGTTCCTGGCGGCGCTCGGTGGCTTCGATGGAGTTGGCGGGTTCCGGCTTGGCCGTGGCCGTGATCTCCGGGGCCTTCGTCTCCTCCTCCCCCTCGGGCAGGGCGGAATTGACGCTATTCACCATCTCCTCGATCGCGGAGGCGGCGTTTTCCTTGGTCAGCACGCCATATTCCACCCAGCGATTGGCCATATCCCGAACGACCTCGGGGTAGGCCGCCAGATCCGGGGTGCCACCCTGGGCCACCGGACGGAAGAGCAACTTGGAGGTCTGGCCCAGCGCGCGGGCCTGGGAGGTGTCCTCGCCCGGCACGGTGATCACCAGGGTATTGCCATCGGTGATCACCGAGGCCCCACTCACACCCATGCCATTGACGCGGTTCTCCATGATCGTGCGGGCCTGAGCCAACTGCTCCTGGGTTGGCTCATCGCCCTGGGGCACCAGGGTTACGCGCGTTCCACCCTGGAGATCAATGCCCAACTTGGGGGTGGCGTGGCGATCCCCGGTGAAAAAGATGAGGGCATAGACCACCAGGACGAGGAGGAGAAATCCCCCCATCGCTTTTTGTGGCCAGGTGCGGCTTGCCTTTGTGGCAGCCCGTGTTCTGGGTTGTGACACTACTTATTCTCCTCATTGGCTCGCGCCACGAGCGCGCAGCAGATGCTTCTTTTAGGAATCCAAGCCCACATGGTACGTCATGGCCGTGGCGATGGGAATGTGCAGGTTCTAAGAGTTTTCTGGGTGCTCCCGCTCCGTCACCTGGCTATCCGCCTGGGCCGCAGCGACCTGCTCCTCATCCAGGTTGCGCACCACGGCCAGAAGTTCCCAGGTGGTGACCATGCCGGGGGCCAGTTCCAGTTCCACCACGTCCCCCTGCACCGCGCGCACCGTGCCGTGCACACCCGAGGCGGTGACCACCCGGGTACCGGGGGTCAGGGAGCGCTGTGTGTTCATGATCTCCTGCTGGCGCTTGCGTTGCTTGCTAATCAGCAGCATTTGCGGGACCAGGAACACCATGAGCAAACCAATAATAAAAATCCATTCCATGCTCCTTACTATCCCACGAGCACCGGGCTCCCCGCGATCTCAGATCCCGATGGCCCCCTTCGGCGGCTCCAATCCCAGGTGCCGCCAGGCACTCACCGTGGCCACCCGGCCCCGGCCCGTGCGCGCGATCAACCCCGCGCGCACCAGGTAGGGCTCGCACACCTCCTCCACCGTGGTGGATTCCTCCCCCACCGCGATGGCCAGGGTATTCACCCCCACCGGGCCACCGCCGTGCCCGCGCACCAGGGCGCTGAGCACGGCGCGGTCAAGGCGATCAAGGCCCAGTTCGTCCACGTCAAAAATCTCCAGCGCGCCCTGCGCCGCCGCCAAATCCACGGAGCCATCGGAGTTCACCTCCGCGAAGTCCCGCACCCTACGCAGAAGCCTATTGGCGATGCGCGGCGTGCCTCGGGAGCGCGAGGCGATCTCCGTGGCGGCCTCCGGGGTGATGCGCACATCGAGGATCTGGGCCGCGCGGGTGACCACGCGGGTGAGATCGGGCACATCATAAAACTCCATCTGCGCGGTAAACCCAAAGCGATCGCGCAGCGGGCCGGTGAGCATACCGGAGCGAGTGGTGGCCCCCACCAGGGTAAAGGGCGGAAGATCCAGCGGGATGGAGGTGGCACCCGGCCCTTTACCCACGATCACGTCAATGCGGAAATCCTCCATCGCCATGTAGAGCATTTCCTCCGCCGGGCGGGCAATGCGGTGAATCTCATCAATGAAGAGAACATCGCCCTCCATCAGATTAGAGAGCATGGCCGCCAAATCGCCCGCGCGTTCCAGGGCCGGGCCGGAGGTCATGCGCAGCGAGGTGCCCAATTCCTGCGCCACGATCATGGCCATCGTGGTCTTGCCCAATCCGGGGGGACCGGAAAGCAGCACGTGATCCGGCACCACGCCCCGATTCTTAGCGCCCTTGAGCACGAGGGAGAGTTGTTCGCGCACCTTGCGCTGGCCAATGAACTCCCCCAGGGACTTGGGCCGCAGGTTCTTTTCAATGTCCTGCTCCCCCGCGTTCAGGCGCGGGTTTACCTCCTGGGAGGGCGCCGGGGGCTGCACCTGGAACTCGGTGCGCTCAATATCGGACATCGCCCGCCCTTACTTCTTGCCCAGGCTGGCCAGGGCGGCGCGCAGCGCCTCCGCCGTGCCCATATCCGGCTGGTGTTCCAATACTCGATCCACGGCGGTCTGCGCCTGCTTCTCATTAAAGCCCAGCCCCATCAGGGCCTCCACCACTTGCGCACCGTGCGCGCCCGAGGGTTGAGCAAGGTTGAGGTCAAGGCCCTCGCTCTCACCTGCGGCCTGCCCGGCAAACTGCGCCACCTTATCCTTTAGCTCCACCACCATGCGCTCGGCCATGCGCTTGCCCACGCCGGGGATTCTCTGCAAGGCCTTGGTATCTCCACCGGCAATGGCCTGGGAGAGTTCCACCGGGCTCAGCACGGACTCCGCCGCCAAGGCCAGGCGCGGCCCCAGGCCGGAAACGCTCTGAAGCACCCCAAACATCTCCCGGCTGACGGCATCCGCAAAGCCGTAGAGCACCATCGTGTCATCCTTGACCGCCAGCGTGGTCATCACCATGGCCTCCTCACCCCGGCGCAGGGTGCCCAGGGTGGCGGGGGTGGCACGGAAGAAGTATCCCACGCCCGCACATTCGATCACGGCACCGTGCAGTTCCACGCTCGCCACGGTGCCTCGCAGTGAAGCAATCAACGGGTTCCTCCTTGGGAAACGGTAGAAGCAGCGCGGGTGCGCGCTAGAAGCGGTGCCCGCCAGCAATGGCAGACCGCCAGCGCGAGGGCATCGGCGGCGTCGGCGGGCTTGGGGGGCTCGCTGAGCCCTAAGATCCGGGTAATCATGGTGGTCATCTGGCGCTTATCGGCGCGCCCGTTACCGGAAACGGCCTTTTTTACCTCGCTGGGCGTGTACATGTGTACCGGAATCCCGCGCTCGGCGGCGGCGAGAATCAGCACGCCCACGGCGTGAGCGGTGTGCATGACCGTGGAGACGTTGCCGCGTTCAAACACGCGCTCGATGGCCACCACGTCCGGGCGATATTCCTCTATCCACTCCGTCACCGCGCGGGAAAGGCGCAGCAGGCGTTCGGATAACTCCGCCCCGGCGGGAGTGCGCACCACCCCCACCGCGATAGGGACCACCGCGCGGCCTCGGCCCGCCTCCACCATGGAGAGCCCGCAGCGCGTCAGGCCGGGGTCAATCCCCATCACCCGCAATCCCTCTAGGTTCACGCCGCCTCCTCGCCGGTACACTCGCCCTATATTTTTAGCACATAATTACGAAAACCCCGGCGACCGGATCTCTCCGGGGCCACCGGGGCGTCGATAAGCGGGACGGCCCTTAGTCCTCCAAGGCCGCCATGACCTCGGGGCTCAGGCTCATGTTCGTGTACACATTCTGCACGTCATCGGAATCTTCGAGGGCGTCGATGAGCTTCAGGATCTTCTTGGCATCACCGGCTTCCAGGGGCACCTCCAGATCGGCGCGGAAGTCCTGCTCATAGTCCTCCACCGCGATCTCCGCCTGCACCAGGGCCTCGCGGACGGCGGTGGTGTCCTCGGGGGCGCTGACCACCTCAAAGACCTCGCCCACGGTATTGACCTCCTCCGCGCCCGCGTCGAGCACGGCCATGAGCACGTCATCCTCGGTGAGATCGCCCTTGAGCACCTGCACCACGCCCTTGCGATTGAACATGTAGGACACCGCGCCGGAATCCGCCATGTTGCCGCCATTCTTGGTCATGGCGGTGCGCACCTCGGTGGCGGCGCGGTTACGGTTATCCGTCAGGCACTCGATAAGCATGGCCACGCCGTTGGGCCCGTAACCCTCGTACATGATGGTCTGCCAATCCGCGCCACCGGCCTCCTCGCCGGAGCCGCGCTTACGGGCGCGCTCGATGTTGTCGTTGGGAACGGAGGCCTTCTTGGCCTTCTTAATCATGTCATCCAGCGTGGGATTGGCCGCCGGATCGCCGCCGCCGGTGCGGGCCGCCACCTCGATATTCTTGATGAGCTTGGCAAATTCCTTGCCGCGCTTGGCGTCATTAGCCGCCTTTTTATGCTTGGTGGTCGCCCATTTAGAGTGTCCTGACATCTCGTGGGTCCTTTCTACGGCCGAGCGGCCACGGGCCTAACAACCCACCCTCTTTGCGCGGGCAGGGAGGCAACCATAGCGCGTACGCGGCCTTCTCCGGGTACGGTTTTCCAGCCTGCCCGATTATACGCAGTGCTTTTCCCTCACGCGCACATCGGTCGCCTCCGGTGGAACCATGCGGCCCACGCAGACCACACAACCCACGCGGCCCTCCCGGGGGGGCGAGCACAGCCCTCAGCCCCCGTGCCTCAACCGCCTCAACTCTTTTTCAGCGTGCGCGTCAGCCCCTCCTGCGCCACCGAGGCCACCAACTGCCCATCCTGGGTATAGATCCGCCCGGTGCACAGGGCGCGCCCCTCGCTGGCGCTGGGAGAAACCTGATCGTAGAGCAGCCACTGATCCACCCGCACCGGGTGATGGAACCACACCGCGTGATCCAGGCTGGCCATCTGCACGGGATGATTCCGGTGCGGGGCCATCGCGCCGTACAGGATGGTCATATCGGTCATGTAGGCCAGGGCCGCCGCGTGGAAATCGGGATCATCCGGCAGCGGCCTGCTGGCCCTAAACCACAGTCGCTGGTGCCCATACCCCTCAGCCGCATGATTTTCCACCATGCGGAACTCCCAGTCCTCCCATTCCGCAAAGAGCAGCAGGTTCTTCTGCGGAAGGTACTCGCGGCCGTCGCTTAGCCCCTCCGGCGGGGGTACCTGCGGCATGGGCACGCTGTGGGTGGGGCCGGGATCGCCGGGGCGTCGAAAGTTCACGTTGCCCACGAAAAGCGCGCGCTCCCCCTGAGCGGCACGCACCGCGAGGTTGGTATAACTGCGGCCCCGGCGCACGGGCGTGACCTCCACGCTCATTCCCTCGGCGGCGTCACCCCCGGATACGAAGTAACCGTGGAGGGAGTCCACCACCTTGTCCTCGGATTCCTCCCGCAGGGCCGCGATGGCCGCCGCCAGGCTCTGACCCACCACCTGCCCGCCGAATGTCCGCTTCTGCTGCGTACCGGAAGCAATACCCTCCCACACTCCCGGTTCCCCGGGCGTGACGCTCAGAATCTTCTCCACGCTCTCCATGCGCCGCTCCTTGAGATCGCCATAAAAACATTAATTATAAGCCAACTCACACCGTAGCGTCTTTATGCGCGCAGCAACAGTCCCGGGTGCTTTTACACCACCTCGGGCACCGGCCGGACTGGC of Corynebacterium sp. 21KM1197 contains these proteins:
- a CDS encoding adenine phosphoribosyltransferase, with the translated sequence MGTPQFPEAVAALDRTMRYVKDFPEPGVIFQDLTPALANAEAFHEIVVALARVAHECGAELIGGLDARGFLLGSAVAYELGLGVVAIRKKGKLPPPVVREEYTLEYGSACLEIPAEGMDLGGRKVVLIDDVLATGGTLVAAGSLLRRVGAVVAGHAVVLEVPGLGGREKLGDSPLSVIYPPSAKER
- a CDS encoding ABC transporter substrate-binding protein, translating into MMRTARQTATRLAGGFLAAAMACGLAACSDTKEEAAPEESTLDYPGYLVSTPLLTSNAGSNLGASTNAQVLSGRVYPGVYTPGPSGQMIPNTDLATAQVLPGENRQVVYTIAEDAKFSDGVEITCTDFFLTYKAGEMSELFGSYLPLMRQVQSLECTPGAKTFTVVFEQKMGGRWRNLFGPGEVLPAHSIARKADMSQQQLTSALVNDDRAALVDLAGVWREGYDLGAFDPELQVSAGPYLIEKVGERGEVVLARNESYYGDPASLERLTVWPGTSDVQELRDQTTLRVADVSNGASHEIGGTAQGIEADPYDVYSEAGALTDTLVLGSDGIFATKEARGQFAACVDQAAVAQASSHASGVEVPPTAAHVVGATDPVRHQLADIADPHLGVDVGIAEALRGSTVRIGYMGPDQRKADMVEAIRLSCEPAGITVVDASAEGGDMGTLVGTAAPGTETMDAVLRAVDPAAEYGEMELENTETPALRNAESQLWDEVTAIPLAAQPRTFVVDPTVSNVNVYTGLTGIGWNLDRWQMSKD
- the secF gene encoding protein translocase subunit SecF — protein: MSTINTTAPRLNFFDRLYTGEGGIDFISRSRLWYWITAALLALSVAAVGLRGFDMSIDFEGGTKMSLPAAELNTEEVAQTFEEATGVEPELAQVVGSGSTATLEISSQRLSEEQIQQARLAIFEAYQPKDATGKATPDAVGDSTVSESWGSTITKRMVISMVAFLVLAFLYIAVRLKREMAAAAMIALVIDAVVIAGIYALFGFEVSPAAIIGLLTVLSFSIYDTVIVFDKVRENTAGIMGSRTQTYGEAANAAVNQTVMRSISTSVISALPIVALMVVAVQMLGVGDLKDLALIQLIGVIEGVFSSIFLATPILVSIANRTEEVRAHNEAVAQYRASNPGAGAVSAGGAASVIGAAGAQGGALAASVSSASAVSHEEHAEEHEAKLGQGTRVVRSPNAQEPEEPEGRNVTWRPSA
- the secD gene encoding protein translocase subunit SecD, encoding MGGFLLLVLVVYALIFFTGDRHATPKLGIDLQGGTRVTLVPQGDEPTQEQLAQARTIMENRVNGMGVSGASVITDGNTLVITVPGEDTSQARALGQTSKLLFRPVAQGGTPDLAAYPEVVRDMANRWVEYGVLTKENAASAIEEMVNSVNSALPEGEEETKAPEITATAKPEPANSIEATERRQELTEMLRKDRQSEDPTTQLAASTLLTCDGSIDPLQGTDDPAKPLVTCDPSAGGTAGASGVILLDPAPVLEGPAGQDGTRLSGAQIDTGQQIFGGYDSQQGQMVINFAFASGGGTETWAKLTQDYLQRQVAITLDSQVISAPVIQSATPVGSATSITGNFTQEEAQTLANNLRYGALPLSFAGENGESGGTTETIPASLGEASLKAGLIAGIVGIIAIAIFVFAYYRLYGLISLFTLFCAGIVLYGVLVLLGRWVDYSLDLSGIAGLIIGLGATADSFVVIYERIKDEVREGHTFRSATHRGWDRAKRTVITGNMVTLIGSVVIYFLAVGEVKGFAFTLGMTTVFDLVVTFLITAPLMKLAADKPFWSKPAVNGMGKVFALARARRQAEAARTPAQHSAAPVVSEEEQR
- the yajC gene encoding preprotein translocase subunit YajC translates to MEWIFIIGLLMVFLVPQMLLISKQRKRQQEIMNTQRSLTPGTRVVTASGVHGTVRAVQGDVVELELAPGMVTTWELLAVVRNLDEEQVAAAQADSQVTEREHPENS
- the ruvB gene encoding Holliday junction branch migration DNA helicase RuvB, encoding MSDIERTEFQVQPPAPSQEVNPRLNAGEQDIEKNLRPKSLGEFIGQRKVREQLSLVLKGAKNRGVVPDHVLLSGPPGLGKTTMAMIVAQELGTSLRMTSGPALERAGDLAAMLSNLMEGDVLFIDEIHRIARPAEEMLYMAMEDFRIDVIVGKGPGATSIPLDLPPFTLVGATTRSGMLTGPLRDRFGFTAQMEFYDVPDLTRVVTRAAQILDVRITPEAATEIASRSRGTPRIANRLLRRVRDFAEVNSDGSVDLAAAQGALEIFDVDELGLDRLDRAVLSALVRGHGGGPVGVNTLAIAVGEESTTVEEVCEPYLVRAGLIARTGRGRVATVSAWRHLGLEPPKGAIGI
- the ruvA gene encoding Holliday junction branch migration protein RuvA, whose translation is MIASLRGTVASVELHGAVIECAGVGYFFRATPATLGTLRRGEEAMVMTTLAVKDDTMVLYGFADAVSREMFGVLQSVSGLGPRLALAAESVLSPVELSQAIAGGDTKALQRIPGVGKRMAERMVVELKDKVAQFAGQAAGESEGLDLNLAQPSGAHGAQVVEALMGLGFNEKQAQTAVDRVLEHQPDMGTAEALRAALASLGKK
- the ruvC gene encoding crossover junction endodeoxyribonuclease RuvC gives rise to the protein MNLEGLRVMGIDPGLTRCGLSMVEAGRGRAVVPIAVGVVRTPAGAELSERLLRLSRAVTEWIEEYRPDVVAIERVFERGNVSTVMHTAHAVGVLILAAAERGIPVHMYTPSEVKKAVSGNGRADKRQMTTMITRILGLSEPPKPADAADALALAVCHCWRAPLLARTRAASTVSQGGTR
- a CDS encoding YebC/PmpR family DNA-binding transcriptional regulator, which gives rise to MSGHSKWATTKHKKAANDAKRGKEFAKLIKNIEVAARTGGGDPAANPTLDDMIKKAKKASVPNDNIERARKRGSGEEAGGADWQTIMYEGYGPNGVAMLIECLTDNRNRAATEVRTAMTKNGGNMADSGAVSYMFNRKGVVQVLKGDLTEDDVLMAVLDAGAEEVNTVGEVFEVVSAPEDTTAVREALVQAEIAVEDYEQDFRADLEVPLEAGDAKKILKLIDALEDSDDVQNVYTNMSLSPEVMAALED
- a CDS encoding acyl-CoA thioesterase produces the protein MESVEKILSVTPGEPGVWEGIASGTQQKRTFGGQVVGQSLAAAIAALREESEDKVVDSLHGYFVSGGDAAEGMSVEVTPVRRGRSYTNLAVRAAQGERALFVGNVNFRRPGDPGPTHSVPMPQVPPPEGLSDGREYLPQKNLLLFAEWEDWEFRMVENHAAEGYGHQRLWFRASRPLPDDPDFHAAALAYMTDMTILYGAMAPHRNHPVQMASLDHAVWFHHPVRVDQWLLYDQVSPSASEGRALCTGRIYTQDGQLVASVAQEGLTRTLKKS